A genomic segment from Flavobacterium litorale encodes:
- a CDS encoding TM2 domain-containing protein, giving the protein MKLKLLFSLIAIFFLSVNATYASFPVQRTATNSTTIVEEQSDEEFTSPAAAAGSKSQVVALLLCFFLGLLGIHRFYLGYIWQGVVQLLTLGLLGIWTIIDFVRIVTGDLQPKNGSYDKTL; this is encoded by the coding sequence ATGAAATTAAAACTATTATTTTCTCTAATTGCTATCTTTTTCTTGTCAGTAAATGCTACTTATGCATCTTTTCCAGTACAGAGAACAGCTACTAATAGTACAACTATAGTAGAAGAACAAAGTGACGAAGAATTTACTTCTCCTGCTGCTGCTGCAGGTTCCAAAAGTCAAGTTGTAGCACTATTGCTCTGCTTTTTTCTTGGTTTACTTGGTATTCACCGTTTTTACCTTGGTTACATTTGGCAAGGCGTTGTTCAGTTACTTACATTAGGTCTGTTAGGAATATGGACTATAATAGATTTTGTTAGAATCGTTACTGGTGATTTACAACCTAAAAACGGTAGTTACGATAAAACGCTTTAA
- a CDS encoding sigma-70 family RNA polymerase sigma factor, translating into MRQLKITKQVTNRETASLDKYLQEIGKVDLITADEEVELAQRIKAGDQRALEKLTKANLRFVVSVAKQYQNQGLTLPDLINEGNLGLIKAAQRFDETRGFKFISYAVWWIRQSILQALAEQSRIVRLPLNKIGSINKINKMYALLEQSSERAPSAEEIAKELDMTVNDVKESMKNSGRHLSMDAPLVEGEDSNLYDVLRSGESPNPDRELIHESLRTEIERALETLTPREADVVRLYFGLGDQHPMTLEEIGETFDLTRERVRQIKEKAIRRLKHTSRSKILKTYLG; encoded by the coding sequence ATGAGACAGCTTAAAATAACCAAGCAGGTAACCAATAGGGAAACTGCATCTTTAGACAAGTACCTTCAGGAAATTGGAAAAGTAGATTTAATTACGGCAGATGAGGAGGTAGAGTTAGCACAACGTATTAAAGCTGGAGACCAGCGCGCACTTGAAAAACTTACAAAAGCCAACCTACGTTTCGTAGTATCGGTAGCAAAGCAATATCAAAATCAAGGATTAACACTTCCCGACCTTATTAATGAGGGTAATTTGGGGTTAATTAAAGCTGCGCAACGTTTTGATGAAACACGTGGTTTTAAATTTATATCCTATGCGGTATGGTGGATTCGTCAGTCGATATTGCAAGCACTTGCCGAGCAATCGCGTATTGTACGACTTCCGCTTAATAAAATTGGCTCCATAAACAAAATTAATAAAATGTATGCTTTGCTTGAGCAAAGTAGTGAGCGTGCGCCTTCGGCAGAAGAAATTGCCAAAGAGCTTGACATGACTGTTAATGATGTTAAGGAGAGCATGAAAAACTCAGGGCGTCACCTATCTATGGATGCGCCGTTGGTTGAGGGTGAAGACTCCAATCTTTATGATGTATTGCGTTCGGGCGAATCGCCAAACCCAGACCGTGAGTTGATACACGAGTCGCTTCGTACAGAAATTGAAAGAGCATTGGAAACGCTTACACCACGCGAGGCAGATGTTGTGCGCCTTTATTTTGGATTAGGTGACCAGCACCCAATGACACTAGAGGAAATTGGTGAAACTTTTGACCTTACTAGAGAGCGCGTACGCCAGATTAAAGAAAAGGCAATACGAAGATTAAAACATACCTCTCGTAGCAAAATACTAAAAACCTATCTTGGATAA
- a CDS encoding response regulator transcription factor, giving the protein MHKFLNQKLTLIHLITVLVIAIGILLIINGNNKKENVASYDNGNVTVAVIDFSQPKPEPKTNYKLLSGMVLIALGVVVFAKMYFTKNHTPTTEPLTKLTEKEKEVTYLIQQGKSNKEIATELSISLSTVKTHINNLYKKLSVTSRTELTDLMRDKEV; this is encoded by the coding sequence ATGCATAAATTCTTAAACCAAAAACTAACGCTTATACATCTCATTACTGTTTTAGTAATAGCTATAGGCATTTTATTAATTATAAATGGTAATAACAAGAAAGAAAACGTAGCCTCTTATGACAACGGAAATGTTACTGTAGCGGTAATAGACTTTAGCCAACCAAAACCCGAACCCAAAACTAATTATAAGTTACTATCAGGTATGGTTTTAATAGCATTAGGAGTTGTTGTTTTTGCTAAAATGTATTTTACTAAAAACCATACACCAACCACTGAGCCTTTAACAAAACTTACAGAAAAAGAAAAAGAGGTAACCTATTTAATACAACAAGGTAAAAGCAATAAAGAAATTGCAACAGAACTAAGCATTAGTTTAAGTACTGTTAAGACTCATATTAATAATTTATACAAAAAACTCTCTGTAACATCAAGAACAGAACTTACTGATTTAATGAGAGATAAAGAGGTCTAG